One region of Streptomyces sp. CG4 genomic DNA includes:
- a CDS encoding O-methyltransferase gives MCGFPTATDTVTPRHSRGQERVITGNRQTSWAFADAFVAEDEALRWARDRAREAGLRSVSPGTGAALRLLAASVDAKAVAEIGTGCGVSGIHLLHGMRPDGVLTTVDPEPEHQQFARQAFRACGFASNRARFIPGRALDVLPRLADAGYDLVFCDGDRLEYLDYLAESLRLLRPGGLVVFEGVFAGGRTVGSGPQPTEVLRLRELLRAVRESQELVTSLLPVGDGLLCAVKR, from the coding sequence ATCTGCGGGTTCCCGACGGCAACGGATACAGTCACGCCCAGGCATTCACGGGGACAGGAGAGGGTCATTACCGGCAACCGGCAGACGAGCTGGGCCTTCGCCGACGCCTTTGTCGCCGAGGACGAAGCGCTGCGCTGGGCCCGTGACCGGGCCCGCGAGGCAGGGCTGCGCTCGGTGTCGCCCGGCACGGGCGCCGCGCTGCGACTGCTCGCCGCCTCCGTGGACGCGAAGGCCGTCGCGGAGATCGGCACCGGCTGCGGAGTGTCCGGAATTCATCTGCTGCACGGCATGCGCCCGGACGGGGTGCTGACCACGGTCGACCCGGAGCCGGAGCACCAGCAGTTCGCCCGGCAGGCCTTCCGCGCCTGCGGGTTCGCCAGCAACCGGGCCCGCTTCATCCCCGGCCGCGCCCTGGACGTCCTGCCCCGGCTCGCGGACGCCGGCTACGACCTCGTCTTCTGCGACGGCGACCGGCTGGAGTACCTGGACTATCTCGCTGAATCGTTGCGCCTGCTGCGACCGGGCGGTCTGGTGGTCTTCGAGGGCGTCTTCGCGGGAGGCCGTACGGTCGGCTCGGGGCCTCAGCCCACGGAGGTGCTGCGGCTGCGGGAACTGCTGCGCGCGGTGCGCGAGAGCCAGGAGCTGGTCACCTCGCTGCTGCCGGTGGGCGACGGCCTGCTGTGCGCCGTCAAGCGCTGA
- a CDS encoding heavy metal transporter, with protein sequence MPEPSPTRPKRRGRLFRFGAALLVLCGVAAYLVVQYVTGGGARGCKVVSSSGDGTSYEFTPEQAVNAATIAAVGTGRGMPERAVTIALATSLQESGLRNIEHGDRDSLGLFQQRPSQGWGTAQQIMDPAYAAGIFYAHLAKVPGYADLPLTEAAQEVQRSGYPEAYAKHEPDATLLAAALTGRAAATLTCDGRQEPTDSATGPDAVRAALVRDFGRDALQETGAEVGGTPVPSPSPSPSVTATAQGQTVTVPVPQGTKVDAIGRGERERGWQVAQWAVANSSALHIQRVSYAGREWTAGNGGQWKPASSDGADGAETSAGTVRIVTGQ encoded by the coding sequence GTGCCAGAGCCGTCCCCCACCCGTCCCAAACGTCGCGGCCGCCTCTTTCGTTTCGGCGCGGCCCTGTTGGTCCTGTGCGGTGTCGCCGCGTACCTCGTGGTGCAGTACGTCACCGGCGGCGGAGCGCGCGGCTGCAAGGTGGTGTCGTCCTCGGGCGACGGAACGTCGTACGAGTTCACGCCCGAGCAGGCGGTGAACGCGGCGACGATCGCGGCCGTGGGCACCGGGCGCGGGATGCCCGAACGGGCCGTGACGATCGCGCTGGCGACCTCCCTGCAGGAGTCGGGGCTGCGCAACATCGAGCACGGCGACCGGGATTCGCTGGGCCTGTTCCAGCAGCGGCCCTCGCAGGGCTGGGGCACCGCGCAGCAGATCATGGACCCGGCGTACGCGGCCGGCATCTTCTACGCGCACCTCGCCAAGGTGCCGGGCTACGCCGATCTGCCGCTGACCGAGGCGGCCCAGGAGGTCCAGCGCAGCGGCTATCCGGAGGCGTACGCCAAGCACGAGCCGGATGCGACGCTGCTGGCGGCGGCGCTGACCGGGCGTGCGGCGGCCACGCTGACCTGTGACGGGCGCCAGGAGCCCACGGACTCGGCGACGGGCCCGGACGCGGTACGGGCCGCGCTGGTACGGGACTTCGGGCGGGACGCGCTGCAGGAGACCGGTGCGGAGGTGGGCGGCACGCCCGTGCCGTCGCCGTCCCCCTCGCCGAGCGTGACCGCGACCGCGCAGGGGCAGACCGTGACCGTGCCGGTGCCGCAGGGCACGAAGGTCGATGCGATCGGGCGGGGCGAACGGGAGCGCGGCTGGCAGGTGGCGCAGTGGGCCGTGGCCAACTCCTCGGCGCTGCACATCCAGCGGGTGTCGTACGCGGGCCGGGAGTGGACGGCCGGCAACGGCGGCCAGTGGAAGCCGGCCTCGTCGGACGGGGCCGACGGTGCGGAGACGTCCGCGGGGACCGTTCGGATCGTGACCGGGCAGTAG
- a CDS encoding bifunctional succinyldiaminopimelate transaminase/glutamate-prephenate aminotransferase: protein MSAVSDRLPTFPWDKLEPYKKTAAAHPDGIVDLSVGTPVDPVPELIQKALIDAADSPGYPTVWGTPALRDAITGWLERRLGARELTHRHVLPIVGSKELVAWLPTQLGLGPGDTVAYPRLAYPTYEVGARLARADHEVYDDPRDLDPANLKLLWLNSPSNPTGKVLSKQELTDIVAWARAHGVLLFSDECYLELGWEADPVSVLHPDVNGGSYDGIVAVHSLSKRSNLAGYRAAFIAGDPAVLGPLLEIRKHGGMMTSAPTQAAVVAALGDDEHVRVQRERYAARRAALRAALLGHGFRIEHSEASLYLWATRDESCWTTVAHLADLGILVAPGDFYGEAGEQFVRVALTATDERVQAAVSRLTV from the coding sequence GTGTCCGCAGTCTCCGACCGGCTCCCCACCTTCCCCTGGGACAAGCTGGAGCCGTACAAGAAGACGGCCGCCGCGCACCCCGACGGGATCGTCGACCTGTCCGTGGGCACCCCGGTCGACCCGGTGCCCGAGCTGATCCAGAAGGCCCTGATCGACGCGGCCGACTCACCGGGCTACCCGACCGTCTGGGGCACCCCGGCGCTGCGCGACGCGATCACCGGCTGGCTGGAGCGCCGCCTGGGCGCCCGTGAGCTCACCCACCGCCATGTCCTGCCGATCGTCGGCTCCAAGGAACTGGTGGCCTGGCTGCCGACCCAGCTGGGCCTCGGCCCCGGCGACACAGTGGCCTACCCGCGCCTCGCCTACCCGACGTACGAGGTCGGCGCCCGCCTGGCCCGCGCGGACCACGAGGTCTACGACGACCCGCGCGACCTGGACCCGGCGAACCTGAAGCTGCTCTGGCTGAACTCGCCCTCCAACCCCACCGGCAAGGTGCTCTCGAAGCAGGAGCTGACGGACATCGTCGCCTGGGCCCGCGCCCACGGCGTCCTGCTCTTCTCCGACGAGTGCTACCTGGAACTGGGCTGGGAGGCCGACCCGGTCTCGGTCCTGCACCCGGACGTCAACGGCGGCTCCTACGACGGCATCGTCGCCGTCCACTCCCTCTCCAAGCGCTCCAACCTGGCGGGCTACCGCGCGGCCTTCATCGCCGGTGACCCGGCCGTCCTCGGCCCGCTGCTGGAGATCCGCAAGCACGGCGGCATGATGACCTCGGCGCCGACGCAGGCGGCCGTCGTGGCGGCCCTGGGCGACGACGAGCACGTCCGCGTCCAGCGCGAGCGCTACGCCGCCCGCCGCGCGGCCCTGCGCGCGGCCCTGCTCGGCCACGGCTTCCGCATCGAGCACAGCGAGGCGAGCCTCTACCTCTGGGCCACCCGCGACGAGTCCTGCTGGACCACCGTCGCCCACCTCGCCGACCTCGGCATCCTCGTCGCCCCGGGCGACTTCTACGGCGAGGCGGGCGAACAGTTCGTACGGGTGGCCCTGACGGCGACGGACGAACGCGTCCAGGCGGCGGTGTCCCGCCTGACGGTCTGA
- a CDS encoding DUF3117 domain-containing protein translates to MAAMKPRTGDGPLEVTKEGRGIVMRVPLEGGGRLVVELTPDEAAALADALKNVVV, encoded by the coding sequence ATGGCGGCCATGAAGCCGCGGACGGGTGATGGCCCGCTCGAGGTGACCAAGGAGGGGCGGGGCATCGTCATGCGCGTTCCGCTCGAAGGCGGCGGTCGACTCGTCGTCGAGCTGACCCCTGACGAGGCCGCGGCGCTCGCCGACGCCTTGAAGAACGTCGTCGTCTGA
- a CDS encoding TIGR00730 family Rossman fold protein produces MATGNPEGKKIPPDEQRLGPVLRRRGQVTPSTTDQRLLDERAPTDWVHTDPWRVLRIQSEFIEGFGTLAELPPAISVFGSARTPLDSPEYDAGVRLGRGLVEAGWAVITGGGPGAMEAANKGACEAGGVSVGLGIELPFEQGLNPYVDIGLNFRYFFVRKMMFVKYAQGFVVLPGGLGTLDEFFEALTLVQTQKVTRFPIVLFGSEYWGGLVDWLKNTLVAQGKAAEKDLLLFHVTDDVDEAVALVSKEAAR; encoded by the coding sequence ATGGCTACCGGGAACCCCGAGGGGAAGAAGATCCCGCCGGACGAGCAGCGGCTCGGACCGGTCCTCCGGCGGCGGGGACAGGTGACCCCCAGTACGACCGACCAGCGCCTGCTGGACGAGCGCGCCCCCACGGACTGGGTCCACACCGACCCCTGGCGGGTGCTCCGCATCCAGTCGGAGTTCATCGAGGGCTTCGGCACACTGGCCGAACTCCCGCCTGCCATCAGCGTGTTCGGCTCGGCCCGGACTCCGCTGGACTCGCCGGAGTACGACGCGGGGGTGCGGCTCGGCCGTGGCCTGGTGGAGGCGGGCTGGGCGGTGATCACCGGTGGTGGCCCCGGGGCGATGGAGGCGGCCAACAAGGGCGCGTGCGAGGCGGGCGGTGTCTCGGTCGGACTCGGCATCGAACTGCCCTTCGAGCAGGGGCTGAACCCGTACGTCGACATCGGGCTCAACTTCCGCTACTTCTTCGTCCGCAAGATGATGTTCGTGAAGTACGCGCAGGGGTTCGTGGTGCTGCCCGGCGGCCTCGGCACGCTCGACGAGTTCTTCGAGGCGCTGACCCTGGTCCAGACCCAGAAGGTGACCCGCTTCCCGATCGTCCTCTTCGGCAGCGAGTACTGGGGCGGCCTGGTGGACTGGCTGAAGAACACGCTGGTCGCCCAGGGCAAGGCCGCCGAGAAGGACCTCCTCCTCTTCCACGTCACGGACGACGTGGACGAGGCGGTGGCCCTGGTCTCGAAGGAGGCGGCCCGCTAG
- a CDS encoding GNAT family N-acetyltransferase, translating to MRGKKGRLLTAMTPAALAGILDAAARGHFPPPDGGTTVVPQPSHRDAGVIAFTAHSVVFTDEDPQWVRSTLASLDCDELAAAMNPRFLAAFLDRTGRSTDTVDLLTVAGALPGPPSLELRELADPDHPRVRSARGRRDDVRVWATEGGVLVLGRGVAGRWETAIEVDEDVRHRGLGRALASAARHLVPAGEWVWSQQAAGNARSVRAFQAAGYRPVGAEALLIAP from the coding sequence ATGCGTGGCAAGAAGGGCCGGCTCCTGACCGCCATGACCCCTGCCGCTCTGGCCGGCATCCTCGACGCGGCGGCCCGCGGGCACTTCCCGCCGCCCGACGGCGGTACGACCGTGGTGCCGCAGCCGAGCCACCGCGACGCCGGCGTGATCGCGTTCACCGCGCACTCGGTGGTGTTCACCGACGAGGATCCGCAGTGGGTGCGGAGCACGCTCGCCTCCCTCGACTGCGACGAGCTGGCGGCCGCGATGAACCCTCGTTTCCTGGCCGCGTTCCTGGACCGCACGGGCCGGTCGACCGACACCGTCGACCTGCTCACCGTGGCGGGGGCGCTGCCCGGCCCACCCTCGCTGGAGCTGCGGGAACTGGCCGACCCGGACCATCCGCGCGTGCGTAGTGCGCGGGGGCGCCGGGACGACGTGCGCGTCTGGGCGACGGAGGGCGGGGTGCTCGTCCTCGGCCGGGGCGTGGCGGGCCGCTGGGAGACGGCGATCGAGGTCGACGAGGACGTACGGCACCGGGGCCTGGGCCGGGCCCTGGCCTCGGCCGCCCGGCACCTCGTACCCGCGGGGGAGTGGGTCTGGTCGCAGCAGGCCGCCGGCAACGCCCGGAGCGTGCGCGCCTTCCAGGCGGCCGGCTACCGGCCGGTGGGCGCGGAGGCGCTACTCATCGCGCCCTAG
- the fdxA gene encoding ferredoxin, with product MTYVIAQPCVDVKDKACIEECPVDCIYEGSRSLYIHPDECVDCGACEPVCPVEAIFYEDDTPEEWKDYYKANVEFFDELGSPGGASKLGLIERDHPFIAALPPQGE from the coding sequence GTGACCTACGTCATCGCGCAGCCTTGTGTCGACGTCAAGGACAAGGCGTGCATCGAGGAGTGCCCGGTCGACTGCATTTACGAGGGCTCCCGGTCCTTGTACATCCACCCGGACGAATGCGTCGACTGTGGTGCCTGTGAGCCGGTCTGCCCGGTCGAGGCGATCTTCTACGAGGACGACACTCCGGAGGAGTGGAAGGACTACTACAAGGCGAACGTCGAGTTCTTCGACGAGCTGGGCTCTCCCGGTGGCGCCAGCAAGCTGGGGCTGATCGAGCGCGACCACCCCTTCATCGCCGCGCTGCCGCCGCAGGGCGAGTGA
- a CDS encoding ATP-binding protein: MSLPLTRRIARAALLVAAGAAAGVGAAGSAGAATNLPAAAPNLSGVTTPDATTVGTVGEAAQNVSSVATTTGGNAVGHTLPGVTKASSSTLNKTTPVAGKAAGQTARTAGSVIGDAARTGAPELPSVPGGALPLG, from the coding sequence ATGTCCCTCCCTCTGACCCGCCGGATCGCCCGTGCCGCGCTGCTCGTCGCAGCGGGAGCGGCAGCCGGGGTCGGTGCGGCCGGCTCCGCCGGTGCGGCCACTAACCTGCCGGCGGCGGCCCCGAACCTGAGTGGTGTGACCACCCCGGACGCGACGACTGTCGGCACCGTTGGCGAAGCCGCGCAGAACGTCAGCTCGGTCGCGACCACCACGGGCGGCAACGCGGTCGGGCACACCCTGCCGGGCGTGACCAAGGCCAGCAGCAGCACCCTGAACAAGACGACGCCGGTGGCGGGGAAGGCCGCGGGGCAGACGGCCAGGACGGCGGGCAGCGTCATCGGGGACGCCGCGAGGACCGGGGCGCCGGAGCTGCCGTCGGTGCCGGGCGGGGCGCTGCCGCTCGGCTGA
- a CDS encoding GNAT family N-acetyltransferase: MEISAAGRLEVRITPADVGKRVSVRRLSEPGTAKEKFTDTVGVLTSWDNGVLMITRRDGRSVRIAESALVAGKVVPAAPARRRGPAASYDELARVTSRGWPPLETERLGEWELRASGGFTRRANSVLPLGDPSLPLDAALTVVRRWYRERGLPAYVQPATGAEGTQELLCAELERRGWVREVTAEVWTGALAPVADLAEGAGVTLSRRADEAWLARYQRKGVSEVALRVLGGGPSVWFATMPGAEGEPPAAIGRCVVDGRWAGFAAVEVDPVRRRQGLATEVMAALARRALAEGASAAWLQVETDNEGARGLYARLGFAPHHSYHHYREPDDSGLAPS; encoded by the coding sequence GTGGAAATATCGGCGGCAGGGCGGCTGGAAGTCCGGATCACCCCGGCTGACGTGGGAAAACGTGTCTCCGTACGGCGCTTGAGCGAACCTGGAACGGCGAAGGAGAAGTTCACCGACACGGTGGGTGTTCTCACATCATGGGATAATGGCGTGCTCATGATCACACGACGGGACGGGCGAAGTGTCCGAATCGCCGAGTCTGCCCTGGTCGCGGGCAAGGTCGTACCGGCCGCTCCGGCACGCCGCCGCGGGCCCGCCGCCTCGTACGACGAACTCGCGCGGGTCACCTCCCGCGGCTGGCCACCGCTGGAGACCGAGCGGCTCGGGGAGTGGGAGCTGCGGGCGTCCGGCGGGTTCACCCGGCGGGCCAACAGCGTGCTGCCGCTCGGCGACCCCAGTCTCCCCCTCGACGCGGCCCTCACGGTCGTACGACGCTGGTACCGCGAGCGTGGCCTGCCCGCCTACGTCCAGCCGGCCACCGGGGCCGAGGGCACGCAGGAGCTGCTCTGCGCGGAGCTGGAGCGACGCGGCTGGGTGCGGGAGGTGACCGCCGAGGTGTGGACCGGTGCCCTGGCGCCGGTCGCGGACCTGGCCGAGGGCGCGGGCGTGACCCTCTCCCGGCGGGCGGACGAGGCCTGGCTCGCCCGGTACCAGCGCAAGGGAGTGAGCGAGGTGGCCCTGCGGGTGCTCGGCGGCGGCCCGTCGGTGTGGTTCGCGACCATGCCGGGGGCGGAAGGTGAGCCTCCGGCGGCGATCGGGCGGTGTGTCGTGGACGGGCGGTGGGCCGGGTTCGCCGCGGTCGAGGTGGATCCCGTGCGGCGCCGGCAGGGCCTCGCCACGGAGGTGATGGCCGCGCTCGCCCGCCGGGCGCTGGCCGAGGGCGCGTCGGCGGCCTGGCTGCAGGTCGAGACGGACAACGAGGGCGCCCGCGGCCTGTACGCCCGCCTGGGCTTCGCCCCGCACCACAGCTACCACCACTACCGGGAGCCGGACGACTCCGGCCTGGCCCCGTCGTAG
- a CDS encoding DNA-3-methyladenine glycosylase I: MSDGAAVAGPDGALRCPWALSAEDYVAYHDEEWGRPVHGDDALFERLSLEAFQSGLSWITILRRRPGFRSAFAGFRIEKIAAYTDEDRERLLADPGIIRNRAKIDATLANARVLADWAEGELDELIWSHAPDPATRPVPKTAADIPPVTPESTALSKALKKRGLRFVGPTTAYALMQACGLVNDHLEACVARRAGS, encoded by the coding sequence ATGAGCGACGGAGCCGCCGTCGCCGGGCCCGACGGCGCGCTGCGCTGCCCCTGGGCCCTGTCGGCCGAGGACTATGTGGCGTACCACGACGAGGAGTGGGGCCGCCCGGTGCACGGCGACGACGCCCTCTTCGAGCGGCTCAGCCTGGAGGCCTTCCAGTCGGGCCTGTCCTGGATCACGATCCTGCGCCGCCGCCCGGGTTTCCGGTCGGCCTTCGCCGGTTTCCGCATCGAGAAGATCGCCGCGTACACCGACGAGGACCGCGAGCGCCTGCTGGCGGACCCGGGCATCATCCGCAACCGCGCCAAGATCGACGCCACGCTCGCCAACGCGCGCGTGCTCGCCGACTGGGCCGAGGGCGAGCTGGACGAGCTGATCTGGTCCCACGCGCCCGACCCGGCCACCCGTCCGGTCCCGAAGACCGCCGCCGACATCCCGCCCGTGACCCCGGAGTCGACGGCCCTGTCCAAGGCCCTGAAGAAACGGGGCCTCAGATTCGTCGGCCCGACGACCGCGTACGCCCTGATGCAGGCGTGCGGCCTGGTCAACGACCACCTGGAGGCATGCGTGGCAAGAAGGGCCGGCTCCTGA
- a CDS encoding DivIVA domain-containing protein translates to MVMFLFLVVALAVVVAAVTLAVVGGGDSAPLPEVAPERLQDPLPPDRPVDRADVENLRFPVAPRGYRMADVDDALGRLGAELAERDARIADLESALAGARAAAAHVHMEKPEHPEDQR, encoded by the coding sequence ATGGTGATGTTCTTGTTCCTGGTCGTCGCGCTGGCCGTCGTGGTCGCCGCGGTGACCCTCGCCGTGGTGGGCGGCGGCGACAGCGCCCCGCTGCCCGAGGTGGCGCCGGAGCGGCTGCAGGACCCGCTGCCCCCGGACCGCCCGGTGGACCGGGCGGACGTGGAGAACCTGCGCTTCCCGGTCGCCCCGCGCGGCTACCGCATGGCGGACGTCGACGACGCCCTCGGCCGGCTCGGCGCCGAACTGGCCGAGCGGGACGCCCGGATCGCCGACCTGGAGTCGGCACTGGCCGGAGCCAGAGCCGCGGCGGCACACGTCCACATGGAGAAGCCCGAGCACCCGGAGGACCAGCGATGA
- a CDS encoding enoyl-CoA hydratase-related protein produces the protein MADTVLYEVSDGLATITLNRPEAMNALNIATKVALREAAESAAGDTAVRAILLTAAGDRAFCVGQDLKEHIGLLAADRETGSGQTMSTVKEHYNPIVKALAGAPKPVLAAVNGVAAGAGFGFALAADYRLVADTAAFNTSFAGVALTADSGISWTLPRVIGPSRAADLLLFPRSISAQDALELGIANRVVPAAELRAEAEKTARALAEGPTVAYAALKEAVAYGLSHSLAETLEKEDELQARAGQSEDHAIAVQAFVNKEKPKYLGR, from the coding sequence ATGGCCGACACCGTGCTCTACGAGGTGAGCGACGGACTCGCGACGATCACGCTGAACCGCCCCGAAGCGATGAACGCGCTGAACATCGCGACCAAGGTCGCCCTCCGTGAGGCGGCGGAATCCGCGGCCGGGGACACCGCCGTACGGGCGATCCTGCTGACCGCGGCCGGGGACCGGGCGTTCTGCGTCGGCCAGGATCTCAAGGAGCACATCGGGCTCCTGGCGGCGGACCGGGAGACCGGGTCCGGGCAGACCATGTCCACGGTCAAGGAGCACTACAACCCGATCGTGAAGGCGCTGGCCGGAGCGCCGAAGCCGGTGCTCGCCGCGGTGAACGGCGTCGCGGCCGGAGCCGGCTTCGGCTTCGCACTCGCCGCGGACTACCGGCTGGTCGCCGACACGGCCGCCTTCAACACCTCCTTCGCGGGCGTGGCGCTGACCGCCGACTCCGGCATCTCCTGGACCCTGCCCCGGGTGATCGGCCCGAGCCGCGCGGCCGACCTGCTGCTCTTCCCGCGCAGCATCAGCGCCCAGGACGCACTGGAGCTGGGCATCGCCAACCGGGTCGTACCCGCCGCCGAGCTGCGCGCCGAGGCCGAGAAGACGGCGCGGGCCCTGGCCGAGGGGCCGACGGTGGCGTACGCGGCGCTCAAGGAGGCGGTGGCCTACGGGCTCTCGCACTCCCTCGCCGAGACCCTGGAGAAGGAGGACGAACTGCAGGCCAGGGCCGGGCAGTCCGAGGACCACGCGATCGCCGTGCAGGCCTTCGTGAACAAGGAGAAGCCGAAGTACCTGGGCCGCTGA
- the folP gene encoding dihydropteroate synthase, whose protein sequence is MLRLRRREFGPQEPVIMAIVNRTPDSFYDQGATFLDQPALARVEEAVAEGAAIIDIGGVKAGPGEEVTAAEEERRTVGFVAEVRRCFPDVIISVDTWRASVGAAVCEAGADLLNDAWGGVDRGLAEVAARYGVGLVCTHAGGALPRTRPHRVTYDDVMADILAVTLGLAERAVTLGVPAESVLIDPGHDFGKSTRHSLEATRRLGEMVATGWPVLVSLSNKDFVGETLDLPVKERLIGTLATTAVSAWLGAQVYRVHEVAETRQVLEMVASIAGHRLPAVARRGLA, encoded by the coding sequence ATGCTCAGGCTGCGCAGACGGGAGTTCGGACCCCAGGAGCCGGTGATCATGGCGATCGTGAACCGGACTCCGGACTCCTTCTACGACCAGGGGGCCACCTTCCTCGACCAGCCCGCCCTTGCGCGGGTGGAGGAGGCGGTGGCCGAGGGGGCCGCGATCATCGACATCGGCGGGGTGAAGGCCGGGCCGGGCGAGGAGGTCACGGCCGCTGAGGAGGAGCGGCGCACGGTCGGCTTCGTGGCGGAGGTACGGCGGTGCTTCCCGGACGTGATCATCAGTGTGGACACCTGGCGTGCCTCGGTCGGCGCGGCGGTGTGCGAGGCGGGGGCGGATCTGCTGAACGACGCGTGGGGCGGCGTCGATCGGGGGCTGGCGGAGGTCGCGGCGCGGTACGGGGTGGGGCTGGTGTGCACGCATGCGGGGGGTGCGCTGCCGCGGACGCGTCCGCACCGGGTGACGTACGACGACGTCATGGCCGACATCCTCGCGGTGACCCTGGGGCTGGCCGAGCGGGCGGTGACGCTCGGGGTGCCGGCGGAGTCGGTGCTGATCGATCCCGGGCACGACTTCGGGAAGAGCACGCGGCACAGCTTGGAGGCGACCCGGCGGCTCGGCGAGATGGTCGCCACGGGGTGGCCGGTGCTGGTGTCGTTGTCCAACAAGGACTTCGTGGGCGAGACCCTGGACCTGCCGGTGAAGGAACGTCTGATCGGTACGTTGGCGACGACCGCGGTGTCGGCGTGGCTCGGGGCGCAGGTGTATCGCGTGCACGAGGTCGCCGAGACCCGCCAGGTACTGGAGATGGTCGCGTCGATAGCGGGCCACCGGCTCCCCGCGGTGGCCCGCCGGGGTCTGGCCTGA
- the dapE gene encoding succinyl-diaminopimelate desuccinylase: MADTSLDLTLDAAALTARLVDFASESGSEKPLADAIETALRALPHLTVDRYGNNVIARTHLGRAERVILAGHIDTVPIADNVPSRLDADGVLWGCGTCDMKSGVAVQLRIAATVPAPNRDLTFVFYDNEEVAAELNGLGHVAEAHPEWLRGDFAVLLEPSDGEVEGGCQGTLRVLLKTKGERAHSARGWMGSNAIHAAAPILARLAAYEPRWPLIDGLEYREGLNAVGISGGVAGNVIPDECVVKVNFRYAPDRTEEEAIAHVREVFADCDVTEFVVDDHSPGALPGLSHPAAVAFIEAVGGTPKPKYGWTDVSRFSALGVPAVNYGPGNPHLAHRRDERVETAKILAGEERLRDWLTA; the protein is encoded by the coding sequence ATGGCCGACACCTCGCTTGACCTCACGCTGGATGCCGCGGCGCTCACCGCGCGGCTCGTGGACTTCGCCTCCGAGAGCGGCAGCGAGAAGCCGCTCGCGGACGCGATCGAGACCGCCCTGCGCGCCCTGCCGCACCTGACGGTCGACCGCTACGGCAACAACGTGATCGCCCGCACCCACCTGGGCCGCGCCGAGCGCGTGATCCTGGCCGGCCACATCGACACCGTCCCGATCGCGGACAACGTGCCCTCGCGCCTGGACGCGGACGGCGTGCTGTGGGGCTGCGGCACCTGCGACATGAAGTCGGGCGTCGCGGTGCAGCTGCGCATCGCGGCCACGGTCCCCGCCCCCAACCGCGACCTGACCTTCGTCTTCTACGACAACGAGGAGGTCGCCGCCGAGCTCAACGGTCTGGGGCACGTCGCCGAGGCCCATCCCGAATGGCTCCGGGGCGACTTCGCGGTCCTGCTGGAGCCCTCCGACGGCGAGGTCGAGGGCGGCTGCCAGGGCACCCTGCGGGTGCTGCTGAAGACCAAGGGCGAGCGGGCCCACTCGGCGCGCGGCTGGATGGGCTCCAACGCCATCCACGCCGCCGCCCCCATCCTGGCCCGCCTCGCCGCCTACGAGCCGCGCTGGCCGCTGATCGACGGGCTGGAGTACCGCGAGGGCCTGAACGCGGTCGGCATCAGCGGCGGGGTCGCCGGCAACGTCATCCCCGACGAGTGCGTGGTCAAGGTCAACTTCCGGTACGCCCCCGACCGCACCGAGGAGGAGGCGATCGCGCACGTCCGCGAGGTGTTCGCGGACTGCGATGTGACGGAGTTCGTGGTCGACGACCACAGCCCCGGTGCGCTGCCCGGTCTCTCCCACCCGGCCGCGGTGGCCTTCATCGAGGCGGTGGGCGGCACCCCGAAGCCCAAGTACGGCTGGACCGACGTCTCCCGCTTCTCCGCGCTCGGCGTCCCGGCGGTCAACTACGGCCCCGGCAACCCGCACTTGGCCCACAGGCGCGACGAGCGGGTGGAGACGGCGAAGATCCTCGCGGGCGAGGAACGCCTGCGGGACTGGCTGACGGCGTAA